In Marinicella rhabdoformis, a genomic segment contains:
- a CDS encoding CbrC family protein translates to MEFRYFRDPEGFAFLVDSPQPCSVCSKVGVWFDTGGYAGINEIDCICEACLKSGKLIDLEIEANQYYDDDSEESVTLMYKTPALPTLQETAWPLVDGELPVFERIASKQDFESKDEFLKSFSGEGHEVSEIEWLWDRLPEKKLNSYKDAGDVSVYLFTLKGNKYWMWDAN, encoded by the coding sequence ATGGAATTCAGATACTTTAGAGATCCAGAGGGGTTTGCATTTCTAGTAGACAGTCCGCAACCATGTTCTGTCTGTAGCAAGGTAGGAGTTTGGTTTGATACTGGCGGATACGCCGGCATCAATGAAATTGACTGTATTTGCGAAGCTTGCCTCAAGTCTGGAAAGTTAATCGACTTAGAAATAGAAGCAAACCAATACTACGACGATGACTCGGAAGAGTCGGTCACTTTAATGTACAAAACTCCAGCGCTACCCACTTTGCAGGAGACTGCATGGCCTTTAGTAGACGGCGAGCTTCCTGTCTTCGAGAGAATTGCATCTAAACAAGATTTCGAAAGTAAGGACGAATTTTTGAAGTCCTTTTCCGGGGAAGGGCACGAAGTATCAGAGATCGAATGGCTGTGGGATAGACTGCCAGAAAAGAAATTGAACAGCTATAAAGATGCCGGTGATGTTTCGGTTTACCTATTTACATTGAAAGGAAATAAATATTGGATGTGGGATGCAAACTAA
- a CDS encoding tRNA-(ms[2]io[6]A)-hydroxylase yields the protein MFEFELRAATKPEWAEVAKADFDAFLQDHAACERKAAGLAMSMVQHYPDKPDLVRGMIDLAMEEMAHFREVIKIMLDKGLQQANDEKDPYIKLLLSTVRRNSEMYLLDRLLVFSIVERRGHERFHMMGEALEDPKMKDFYVRLAKAEHRHYTLFMKLAHQYYDADVVNARLDVLLDEEAAIVKQLPYRAAVH from the coding sequence ATGTTTGAATTTGAATTAAGGGCTGCCACCAAGCCGGAATGGGCAGAAGTGGCTAAGGCAGATTTCGATGCCTTCTTACAAGACCATGCCGCCTGTGAACGCAAGGCCGCTGGTTTGGCGATGTCGATGGTTCAACATTACCCAGACAAGCCGGATTTGGTTCGTGGCATGATAGATTTAGCCATGGAAGAGATGGCCCATTTCAGAGAAGTGATTAAAATCATGCTCGACAAAGGCTTACAACAGGCCAATGATGAAAAGGACCCATACATTAAATTATTGCTTAGTACCGTACGCCGAAACAGTGAAATGTACTTATTAGATCGGTTGTTGGTGTTCAGTATTGTTGAGCGCCGCGGTCATGAGCGTTTTCACATGATGGGTGAAGCTTTAGAAGACCCGAAAATGAAAGACTTCTATGTGCGTTTGGCAAAAGCAGAGCACAGGCACTACACTTTGTTTATGAAACTGGCGCACCAGTACTATGATGCGGATGTGGTGAATGCGCGTTTGGACGTTTTATTGGATGAAGAAGCTGCCATCGTAAAGCAACTGCCTTACCGTGCTGCGGTTCATTAA
- a CDS encoding class II fumarate hydratase: MSKFRIEKDSMGELQVPANALYGAQTQRAVNNFPISGLNMPREFIKALGLIKAAAAQANKSLGHMPADVCAAIEAAAEQVQSGEVDSHFPIDVFQTGSGTSSNMNCNEVISHLATTDALEIHPNDHVNMGQSSNDVIPTAIAVSCTLNVTQQLIPSLRHLISVCREKAEGLNDVVKTGRTHLMDAMPVTFGQELNTWASCLENNIARLEDSLSRVSDLPQGGTAVGTGINADARFGALFAEKLMDTTGVPFSSMDNKFDGISTQDNIVELSGQLKVVATTMMKMANDLRWMNSGPLAGLGEIELPSLQPGSSIMPGKVNPVIPEAVAMVCAQVFGNDTTVAVGGQSGNFQLNVMLPVIAYNVLQSIQILSTASVQLADQAIAGFNVNVDVVSENVGRNPILVTALNPVIGYELGAKIAKQAYKEKRSVLDVTLENTDLTEEEIRAILDPIKLTTGGIEEK; encoded by the coding sequence ATGAGCAAATTCCGTATAGAAAAAGACAGCATGGGCGAATTACAAGTGCCTGCAAACGCCTTATATGGTGCACAAACACAACGTGCTGTAAACAACTTTCCTATCAGTGGCTTAAACATGCCGCGAGAATTCATCAAAGCATTGGGTCTCATTAAGGCAGCTGCTGCCCAAGCCAACAAATCTCTGGGACACATGCCTGCTGATGTTTGTGCGGCCATTGAAGCAGCTGCTGAACAAGTTCAATCAGGTGAAGTGGACAGCCATTTTCCAATTGACGTGTTCCAAACTGGATCTGGAACCAGCTCAAACATGAATTGTAATGAAGTGATTTCACATTTGGCAACCACAGATGCTTTAGAAATACACCCCAATGACCATGTGAATATGGGTCAAAGTTCAAATGATGTCATTCCTACGGCCATTGCTGTCAGTTGTACATTGAATGTAACACAGCAATTGATTCCCTCATTAAGGCACTTGATTTCAGTGTGTCGTGAAAAAGCTGAAGGATTGAATGACGTGGTCAAAACTGGGCGCACCCATTTAATGGATGCCATGCCTGTGACCTTTGGTCAAGAATTAAACACTTGGGCCAGTTGTTTAGAAAATAACATTGCCCGTTTAGAAGATTCATTATCTCGTGTTTCAGATTTGCCGCAAGGTGGGACAGCTGTGGGCACGGGTATCAATGCCGATGCACGTTTTGGAGCGCTGTTTGCTGAAAAATTAATGGACACCACAGGCGTGCCTTTCAGTTCAATGGACAACAAGTTTGACGGCATAAGCACACAAGATAATATTGTTGAATTGTCTGGTCAATTGAAAGTTGTGGCCACGACCATGATGAAAATGGCCAATGATTTGCGTTGGATGAATTCAGGCCCATTGGCAGGATTAGGTGAAATAGAGTTGCCTTCATTACAACCTGGCAGTTCAATCATGCCAGGCAAAGTGAATCCAGTGATTCCTGAAGCTGTTGCTATGGTTTGCGCCCAAGTTTTTGGTAATGACACCACGGTAGCTGTGGGTGGACAGTCTGGAAACTTTCAACTTAACGTGATGTTACCTGTTATCGCTTATAATGTGCTACAGAGCATTCAAATATTGTCAACGGCCAGCGTACAGTTGGCAGATCAGGCGATTGCAGGATTTAATGTCAACGTCGATGTGGTTTCAGAAAATGTGGGTAGAAACCCTATTTTGGTGACTGCATTGAATCCAGTTATAGGCTATGAATTAGGTGCAAAAATTGCCAAACAAGCTTATAAAGAAAAACGCTCTGTGTTGGATGTGACTTTAGAAAACACAGATTTAACAGAAGAAGAAATAAGGGCCATATTGGACCCAATCAAATTAACCACAGGGGGTATTGAGGAAAAATGA
- the purB gene encoding adenylosuccinate lyase translates to MQLSELTAITSVDGRYHSKTKHLGHIFSEYGLIKNRLLVELKWLIKLSQQDGIDEVSPLSQKEVDWIMSIYDNFTPEEAQKVKDIEAVTNHDVKAVEYYIKDQLDTNKNLKINKEFVHFACTSEDINNLSYALMLKQARSEAFKPALQQIINTLADMALELADTPMMSKTHGQPASPSTMGKELANVVFRLKYQLKQLDNITLFGKLNGAVGNFNAHYSAYPELDWPQISESFISDLGLTFHPFTTQIEPHDFVAELCHNMIRLNVILVDFSRDVWGYISNGYFTQKTVAGEIGSSTMPHKVNPIDFENAEGNLGLANATLNHLAEKLPVSRWQRDLTDSTVLRALGSAFGHCAIAWASLQKGMGKLAINKETLLNDLDNNWELLAEPIQTVMRRYGIENPYEKLKELTRGHKIDQVQMQAFIATLDIPEDAKARLMKMTPANYLGNAIEQAKKF, encoded by the coding sequence ATGCAACTTTCTGAATTGACAGCCATCACTTCCGTAGATGGTAGATACCACAGTAAAACCAAACACTTGGGACATATTTTTTCTGAGTATGGATTGATTAAAAACCGTTTATTGGTTGAATTAAAGTGGTTGATTAAACTCAGCCAACAAGATGGTATTGACGAGGTCAGCCCATTAAGTCAAAAAGAAGTGGATTGGATCATGTCAATTTATGACAACTTCACTCCAGAAGAAGCGCAAAAAGTCAAAGACATTGAAGCCGTTACAAATCATGATGTTAAAGCGGTTGAGTACTATATTAAGGACCAACTCGACACCAATAAAAACCTGAAAATTAATAAAGAGTTTGTTCACTTTGCCTGCACCTCCGAAGACATTAACAACTTATCATATGCATTGATGCTAAAACAAGCCAGAAGTGAAGCATTCAAACCCGCTTTACAGCAAATCATCAACACCTTGGCTGACATGGCATTGGAATTGGCAGATACGCCAATGATGAGCAAAACCCATGGCCAACCTGCATCACCTTCAACAATGGGAAAAGAGTTAGCTAATGTTGTTTTTCGTTTGAAATACCAATTAAAACAATTAGATAACATCACATTGTTCGGAAAATTAAACGGCGCAGTGGGTAACTTTAACGCACACTACAGCGCTTACCCAGAATTGGACTGGCCACAAATTTCAGAAAGTTTTATCAGCGACTTGGGGTTAACATTTCACCCTTTCACTACCCAAATCGAGCCGCATGACTTTGTTGCTGAACTGTGTCATAACATGATTCGATTGAACGTCATCTTAGTGGACTTTTCACGTGATGTTTGGGGATATATCTCAAATGGTTATTTCACACAAAAAACAGTCGCAGGCGAAATTGGTTCATCGACCATGCCACACAAAGTCAACCCGATTGATTTTGAAAATGCCGAAGGCAACTTGGGCCTTGCCAATGCCACTTTGAATCACTTGGCTGAAAAACTGCCTGTTTCTCGCTGGCAACGAGATTTGACTGACTCAACTGTATTGCGTGCTTTGGGTTCAGCTTTTGGGCATTGCGCCATTGCATGGGCTTCCCTGCAAAAAGGCATGGGTAAATTGGCCATAAATAAAGAGACATTGCTTAATGACTTAGACAACAACTGGGAACTTTTGGCAGAACCGATACAAACAGTCATGCGTCGTTATGGCATAGAAAACCCTTATGAAAAACTCAAAGAATTGACCCGTGGACATAAAATTGATCAAGTACAAATGCAAGCGTTTATCGCCACATTAGACATCCCTGAGGATGCCAAAGCCCGCTTGATGAAAATGACGCCAGCCAACTATTTAGGCAACGCCATAGAACAAGCCAAGAAATTCTGA
- a CDS encoding cupin domain-containing protein, with protein sequence MNIKDLFANQSITAEEFLQRYWQKQPFLFRNTSLDFSSLPNPVQLFKLASEEDVQSRIIYSEDSKGYQAIYDDPDAWEDVSNFNPTLLVSDIEKWRPETMAILDAFPFIKSWRLDDLMISFAPTGASVGAHTDHYDVFLIQTSGTRQWSYDDKPLKKTELVKASDLSILNNYQAKTTVELKTGDVLYLPPEIPHHGISTSEDCMTCSIGMRAPSQSEMVMAFAEFIANRCDETNRFTDQGRMDSIYSFDNNDIEKFKQTILSAFGIKNDDWGQLFGQFFSEYRQLETLIETQPEHIGLWQKNPMVTFLYQISGDTCKLFIDGETFECAASFAQMICHQQTFERQNNEVFEKLVEAGYLQPVT encoded by the coding sequence TTGAATATCAAAGACCTGTTTGCCAATCAATCCATCACCGCTGAAGAATTTCTTCAGCGGTACTGGCAAAAACAGCCGTTTCTTTTTCGCAATACTTCATTAGACTTTAGCTCACTGCCCAATCCCGTGCAGCTGTTTAAGTTGGCTAGTGAAGAAGACGTTCAGTCTCGCATCATCTACAGCGAAGACAGCAAGGGGTATCAAGCCATCTATGATGACCCAGATGCTTGGGAAGATGTGTCAAATTTCAATCCAACGCTACTGGTTTCAGACATAGAAAAGTGGAGGCCTGAGACAATGGCCATTCTTGATGCTTTTCCATTCATTAAATCATGGCGACTGGATGACTTGATGATTTCATTTGCCCCAACAGGTGCATCGGTAGGTGCTCACACAGACCACTATGATGTATTTTTAATACAAACATCAGGCACTCGCCAGTGGTCATATGATGATAAGCCATTGAAAAAAACTGAACTTGTGAAGGCAAGTGATTTGTCTATTTTAAATAACTACCAAGCCAAAACCACAGTAGAATTAAAAACCGGTGATGTTTTGTACTTACCACCTGAAATTCCACACCACGGCATTTCAACAAGTGAAGATTGCATGACCTGTTCTATCGGCATGCGCGCACCTTCTCAATCAGAAATGGTGATGGCTTTTGCTGAATTTATTGCCAACCGCTGTGATGAGACTAACAGGTTCACTGATCAAGGCAGGATGGATAGTATCTACAGCTTTGACAACAATGACATTGAAAAATTTAAGCAGACTATTTTATCTGCTTTTGGCATTAAAAATGACGATTGGGGTCAATTGTTTGGCCAGTTTTTCAGTGAATACAGACAATTGGAGACCCTAATTGAAACGCAACCAGAACACATCGGATTGTGGCAAAAAAATCCCATGGTGACTTTTTTATATCAAATTTCAGGAGATACTTGTAAGTTGTTTATCGACGGTGAAACCTTTGAATGCGCTGCTTCATTTGCTCAAATGATTTGCCATCAGCAAACCTTTGAAAGGCAAAACAATGAGGTATTTGAAAAACTAGTCGAAGCGGGATACTTACAACCCGTCACTTAA
- a CDS encoding histidine kinase, which translates to MYRYSHIKLIRLAGLIIWLSLSIPLFLQFEQFTAPFTLYLSAHMGFGLVFWAVTHNIGQISFKVKAWLSVLLQIGSILLINYITNSAIGIVYALITSVLLPWFFNIKESLVILLASNLMLAIQFQFIGEVNSNAMVQYVLFFVYLGASAFSFIISLVAFRQQNAKEELRLLNTELKATQVLLADSSRINERLRISRELHDLIGHHLTALTLNLEAASHMTEGKPQTYVKKAHSIARLLLSDVREVVGQFRQSGTLDLGQAVRELLAGLPRLKVSSEIPEEFLVEDPKLAQTILRCTQELITNTMKHAHASHLFVKLFRTDKQVVLEVKDNGVGLGSSHAGNGLTGIKERVKMLSGNVVMTSDDGVHVILTFPV; encoded by the coding sequence GTGTACCGCTACTCTCACATCAAATTGATTCGACTGGCTGGGCTGATTATTTGGCTCAGCTTGTCGATTCCACTGTTCCTTCAGTTTGAACAATTCACAGCACCCTTTACACTGTATTTAAGTGCCCATATGGGGTTTGGTCTGGTCTTTTGGGCAGTTACCCATAACATTGGACAAATCAGTTTTAAAGTCAAGGCTTGGCTTTCTGTATTGCTTCAAATTGGCTCAATCCTTTTAATAAATTACATCACCAACAGCGCGATAGGTATTGTTTATGCGTTGATTACTTCTGTTTTGTTGCCTTGGTTTTTTAATATCAAAGAAAGTTTAGTTATTCTGCTGGCCAGTAATTTAATGCTGGCGATTCAATTTCAATTCATTGGCGAAGTCAACAGCAATGCGATGGTGCAATATGTATTGTTCTTCGTTTATCTGGGAGCTTCAGCGTTTTCGTTTATTATTTCTTTGGTGGCATTCAGACAACAAAATGCAAAAGAAGAACTGCGCTTATTAAATACTGAGCTGAAAGCCACTCAAGTACTTTTGGCGGATTCTTCTCGCATCAATGAGCGTCTTAGGATTTCAAGAGAATTGCATGATTTGATTGGACATCATTTAACTGCTTTGACTTTAAACTTGGAGGCGGCATCTCACATGACTGAAGGCAAACCGCAAACCTATGTTAAAAAAGCACACTCTATAGCGCGTTTATTATTGTCTGATGTGCGAGAAGTGGTGGGACAATTCAGGCAGTCTGGTACTTTAGACTTGGGTCAGGCTGTGAGAGAATTATTGGCTGGATTGCCTAGGTTGAAAGTTTCCTCAGAAATTCCTGAGGAGTTTCTGGTTGAGGACCCTAAATTGGCACAAACCATTTTAAGGTGTACCCAAGAGTTAATCACCAACACGATGAAACATGCCCACGCCAGTCATTTGTTTGTTAAATTATTCAGAACTGACAAACAAGTGGTGTTAGAAGTAAAGGACAATGGTGTGGGTCTTGGTAGCAGTCATGCAGGAAATGGTTTAACAGGCATCAAAGAGCGGGTTAAAATGCTCAGTGGAAATGTGGTCATGACATCAGATGATGGTGTCCATGTGATTTTGACATTCCCGGTTTAA
- a CDS encoding redoxin domain-containing protein, whose translation MRKVILMLVILPLFVSAEGYFQKADDVTPLLPGMSIPTFSAKNIKGEGVTFSSESIKKPFILTFYRGGWCPYCNSHLGEMRQVERQLKDMGFDVFFISPDQPDHLINSLKDQKLKKNIDYQLLSDSPMSAAKAFKIAFKSRS comes from the coding sequence ATGAGAAAAGTCATATTAATGTTGGTCATTTTGCCACTATTTGTCAGCGCGGAAGGCTATTTTCAAAAGGCTGATGATGTCACCCCCCTGCTTCCAGGCATGAGTATTCCGACATTCTCAGCTAAAAACATTAAGGGTGAAGGTGTCACCTTTTCATCAGAAAGCATCAAAAAGCCCTTCATCCTTACGTTTTATCGAGGTGGCTGGTGTCCTTACTGTAATTCCCACTTGGGTGAAATGAGACAAGTCGAAAGGCAACTAAAAGACATGGGGTTTGATGTCTTTTTTATCAGCCCAGACCAGCCCGACCACTTAATCAACAGCCTTAAAGACCAAAAACTCAAAAAGAATATTGACTACCAACTGCTCTCTGACAGCCCCATGTCAGCAGCTAAGGCATTTAAAATTGCATTTAAAAGTAGAAGCTGA
- a CDS encoding GGDEF domain-containing protein, with the protein MKTCVLKQLIILVIIMGPFSTASSNVVDNQLNHLYEIKTSDIPSFIAGIERLKLDKEAMSDEQSCLFDFLSAQIPYYKGEFAQALKQNKQVIKKCPNSPFELFGHVQNALVYSVTSEYVMAFESLQRGEKLHRELTMTDEYLKYYLSGAAMVLVNLSQYNSAEDKLLALEHLAENAPEYLCRIMFNRLNIALSEKNYQYSSEDRLQEVTMHCEQANEHLYLQFSQTIWHYFKFINNEYQAIDVKAKLDNHLSNESKVLELNYPYLSSAYYATLAQGFYLLDDHVGSKKYAKLALSYTSLGNVIFKVTAMDVLINVLDQEGNYQAAFELLNKKSQIEQNQQFELKSKNMAYAMVAQAVGAKENTIRLLNEQNAVLLHNEQLKDEQNRLQLMFIISLLVSLILLFLILWRVWSKLNRAKLETHLDYLTKTSNRKGFEKKLAEVFKRNDVVHTEVQFGLMNLDDFRVLNDEIGHHAGDYFLIDLVKRCESMLPENAFMGRTGGEEFCFVLYNATQDEMKSFLNLMREHIMNQQFIYQDDEMKLTASFGFTSAAPGMNSYEKLIGQAERALFQAKLMGKNQVVYY; encoded by the coding sequence ATGAAGACTTGCGTTTTAAAACAGCTCATTATTTTGGTAATTATCATGGGCCCTTTCAGTACGGCCTCATCAAATGTGGTTGATAATCAACTCAATCACTTATATGAAATAAAAACCTCTGATATACCTTCATTTATTGCGGGTATTGAGCGTTTAAAGTTAGATAAAGAAGCTATGTCTGATGAGCAAAGCTGTTTGTTTGATTTTTTATCAGCTCAAATTCCATATTATAAGGGCGAGTTTGCGCAGGCACTGAAGCAAAACAAACAAGTCATAAAAAAATGTCCAAATTCTCCTTTTGAACTATTCGGTCACGTACAAAATGCATTGGTCTATTCGGTAACAAGCGAGTATGTCATGGCGTTCGAGTCTTTGCAGCGGGGTGAAAAATTACACAGAGAGCTAACAATGACAGATGAATATTTAAAATATTATTTGTCTGGTGCTGCCATGGTTTTGGTTAATCTGTCTCAATATAACTCGGCCGAAGATAAATTGTTAGCACTTGAACACCTGGCTGAAAACGCGCCAGAGTACCTTTGTCGTATCATGTTTAATCGCTTGAACATTGCGTTGTCAGAAAAAAATTATCAATACAGTTCTGAAGACAGGTTGCAAGAAGTTACAATGCATTGTGAACAAGCCAACGAGCATTTATACCTTCAGTTTTCACAAACCATTTGGCATTATTTTAAATTCATTAATAACGAATATCAGGCCATTGATGTTAAAGCCAAACTGGACAATCATTTGTCAAATGAGTCCAAAGTGTTGGAGCTGAATTACCCATATTTAAGCAGTGCTTATTATGCCACTTTAGCCCAAGGTTTTTATCTGTTAGATGACCATGTTGGATCCAAAAAATATGCAAAACTGGCATTGTCATATACCAGCTTAGGAAATGTGATTTTTAAAGTAACGGCGATGGATGTATTAATCAATGTGCTAGACCAGGAAGGAAACTATCAGGCTGCATTTGAGTTGCTTAATAAAAAAAGTCAGATTGAACAAAACCAGCAGTTTGAATTGAAATCAAAAAATATGGCCTATGCCATGGTTGCTCAAGCTGTGGGAGCAAAGGAAAACACCATTCGGTTGTTGAACGAACAAAATGCGGTATTACTGCACAATGAACAGTTAAAGGATGAACAAAACCGCCTTCAACTGATGTTTATCATTTCACTTTTGGTCTCATTAATACTGTTGTTTTTAATTTTATGGCGGGTTTGGTCAAAGTTAAATCGGGCCAAATTGGAAACCCATTTAGATTATTTAACCAAAACATCAAACAGAAAAGGGTTTGAGAAAAAGTTGGCCGAGGTTTTTAAGCGTAATGATGTTGTTCATACGGAGGTGCAATTCGGGCTAATGAATTTGGATGATTTTAGGGTTTTGAATGATGAAATTGGGCACCACGCAGGTGATTATTTTTTGATTGACTTGGTCAAGCGTTGTGAGTCGATGTTGCCAGAGAATGCTTTCATGGGGCGTACGGGAGGAGAGGAGTTTTGCTTTGTTTTATATAATGCCACTCAAGATGAAATGAAATCTTTTCTAAATTTAATGCGTGAGCACATCATGAATCAACAGTTTATTTATCAAGATGATGAAATGAAATTGACTGCCAGTTTTGGCTTCACATCAGCTGCACCTGGGATGAATTCCTATGAGAAATTAATTGGCCAAGCAGAGCGGGCATTGTTTCAGGCTAAATTGATGGGTAAAAATCAGGTTGTTTATTATTGA
- a CDS encoding exodeoxyribonuclease III translates to MKIITLNANGIRAAERKGMFDWLKKQDADILCIQETKAQLHQLPPATFIPQGNHHFQADAVKKGYSGVSIYSKKQPVKVEYGIDFAEFDSEGRWVEATYDDLIVVSLYLPSGSAKEERQDFKYVCMERLEPKFKALLAQDKPFVICGDWNIAHKKIDIKNWRGNQKNSGFLPEEREWMTKLFDEYGMVDAFRVVEPAEEQYSWWSNRGQAWANNTGWRIDYQITSPCLKDKVKSANIYKEERFSDHAPVIIEYDL, encoded by the coding sequence ATGAAAATCATCACATTGAATGCCAATGGCATCCGCGCAGCCGAAAGGAAAGGCATGTTTGACTGGTTAAAAAAACAAGATGCAGACATTTTGTGTATCCAAGAAACCAAGGCCCAATTGCACCAACTGCCACCTGCTACCTTCATCCCACAAGGCAACCACCACTTCCAAGCCGATGCCGTCAAAAAAGGCTATTCAGGTGTTTCTATCTACAGCAAAAAGCAGCCTGTCAAAGTCGAATACGGTATCGACTTTGCTGAATTTGATTCAGAAGGCCGCTGGGTCGAAGCCACATATGATGATTTGATTGTGGTTTCATTGTACTTACCCTCAGGTTCGGCCAAAGAAGAACGCCAAGATTTTAAATACGTCTGCATGGAAAGGTTAGAACCCAAATTCAAAGCCCTACTCGCTCAAGACAAACCCTTTGTTATCTGCGGTGACTGGAACATCGCCCACAAAAAAATAGACATCAAAAACTGGCGCGGCAACCAAAAAAACTCAGGTTTCTTGCCCGAAGAACGCGAGTGGATGACCAAGTTATTTGACGAATACGGCATGGTAGATGCCTTCCGTGTGGTAGAACCTGCTGAAGAACAGTATTCATGGTGGTCAAACCGAGGCCAAGCTTGGGCCAATAACACCGGCTGGCGCATCGACTACCAAATCACCTCACCCTGCCTCAAAGACAAAGTCAAATCAGCCAACATCTACAAAGAAGAGCGTTTCTCAGACCATGCACCAGTGATCATAGAGTATGACCTTTGA
- a CDS encoding response regulator — translation MIKVLLVDDQNLVRQGVQALLEIADDIEVIGEAKGGKEAVEMVPKLKPDVMLLDMRMPVMNGLDVLHELSKSGQLPPTIILTTFDDEELILAGVKAGAKGYLLKDVPLEELVDGIKQVAEGKTIVRPQITERILESIEGLKNDFVSFERPEPLTNRETEILRLMAGGYSNKEIANSIFVAEGTVKNHVSNILSKLGVRDRTRAVLKALELGLI, via the coding sequence ATGATAAAAGTATTGTTGGTTGATGACCAAAATTTAGTCAGACAAGGTGTACAAGCTTTGTTAGAAATTGCTGATGACATAGAAGTGATTGGTGAAGCCAAAGGTGGGAAAGAAGCCGTAGAAATGGTGCCAAAACTGAAGCCTGATGTGATGTTGTTAGACATGCGCATGCCTGTTATGAATGGATTGGATGTATTACATGAATTATCTAAATCAGGACAATTACCACCCACCATCATTTTGACAACTTTCGATGATGAAGAATTGATTTTGGCTGGTGTTAAAGCCGGTGCCAAAGGTTATTTATTGAAAGATGTGCCGCTAGAAGAGCTGGTAGACGGTATCAAACAAGTGGCCGAAGGTAAAACCATCGTTCGACCTCAAATCACTGAGCGTATTTTGGAGTCTATTGAAGGTTTGAAGAATGACTTTGTCAGTTTTGAACGTCCAGAGCCATTGACCAACCGTGAAACAGAAATATTGCGACTGATGGCCGGTGGTTACAGTAACAAAGAAATTGCCAATTCCATTTTTGTCGCTGAAGGTACCGTAAAAAACCACGTTTCAAATATCTTATCTAAGCTCGGTGTTCGTGATCGCACCAGGGCTGTTCTTAAAGCCTTAGAGTTGGGACTGATTTAA